The following are from one region of the Salvia hispanica cultivar TCC Black 2014 chromosome 1, UniMelb_Shisp_WGS_1.0, whole genome shotgun sequence genome:
- the LOC125201283 gene encoding splicing factor 3B subunit 2 has product MPVEVANGVAESLSVPSGDLKSQNPKAAAKKSRETEKRRRRRKQKKNKQSNANGNDSDTAAEDADGGAHHSSKENSDPAKALELVEVEYVPEKAELDGVDEEFRKVFEKFNFVDNTVAEENDKKDETAPDPASKKKADSDSEEEEQDTQQKEKGVSNKKKKLQRRMKIAELKQICTRPDVVEVWDATSSDPKLLVYLKSYRNTVAVPRHWCQKRKFLQGKRGIEKQPFQLPDFIAATGIEKIRQAYIEKEDSKKLKQKQRERMQPKMGKMDIDYQVLHDAFFKHQTKPKLTYHGDLYYEGKEFEVKLREMKPGTLSHELKEALGMPDGAPPPWLINMQRYGPPPSYPHLKIPGLNAPIPARAKFGYGHGEWGKPPVDEYGRPLYGDVFGFVQQDEPNYEEEPVDKSKHWGDLEEEEEEEEEEEEEEEEEEEQMAEEELEDGIQSVDSLSSTPTGVETPDVIDLRKQQRKEPDRPLYQVLEEKEEKIAPGTLLAPGHTYVINTGTQDKSGGAKRVDLLKGQKSDKVDVTLAPEELDAMENVLQAKYEEAREEEKLRTQKEDFSDMVAENANKRKRKMQEKEKQSKKKDFKF; this is encoded by the exons ATGCCGGTGGAAGTTGCAAACGGCGTCGCAGAATCTCTATCTGTCCCCAGCGGCGATCTCAAATCGCAAAACCCTAAGGCCGCCGCGAAGAAGTCACGGGAAACCGAGAAGCGCAGGAGGAGGCGGAAGCAGAAGAAGAACAAGCAGAGCAACGCCAACGGAAATGACAGCGATACTGCGGCGGAGGACGCCGACGGCGGAGCGCATCACAGTTCTAAGGAGAACTCTGACCCTGCCAAG GCTTTGGAACTAGTAGAGGTTGAATATGTACCAGAAAAAGCAGAATTAGATGGTGTTGATGAGGAATTCAGGAaggtttttgagaaatttaatttcgtggACAACACGGTTGCTGAG gaaaatgataaaaaggaTGAGACTGCCCCCGATCCAGCATCAAAGAAGAAGGCGGACTCAGATTCTGAAGAAGAGGAACAAGATACTCagcaaaaagaaaagggagtctctaataaaaagaaaaag CTTCAACGTCGGATGAAGATTGCTGAACTGAAGCAGATTTGTACAAGACCTGATGTTGTTGAG GTATGGGATGCAACTTCTTCAGATCCAAAGCTGTTGGTATATCTCAAGTCATACCGAAACACTGTTGCAGTACCACGACACTGGTGCCAGAAAAGGAAGTTTTTACAG GGAAAGAGAGGTATCGAAAAACAGCCTTTTCAACTTCCTGATTTCATTGCTGCTACAGGAATAGAGAAAATTAGACAA GCTTACATTGAAAAAGAGGATAGTAAAAAGTTGAAACAAAAGCAACGTGAGAGAATGCAGCCTAAAATGGGAAAGATGGACATTGATTATCAG GTTCTTCATGATGCATTCTTCAAGCATCAGACTAAGCCGAAATTAACATATCATGGTGATTTGTATTATGAGGGGAAGGAATTTGAG GTGAAACTACGGGAAATGAAACCAGGGACATTGTCACATGAGTTAAAAGAGGCTCTAGGCATGCCTGATGGTGCCCCTCCACCATGGCTCATCAATATGCAG AGATACGGTCCTCCACCTTCTTATCCTCATCTAAAAATCCCCGGGCTTAATGCACCTATTCCCGCTCGAGCTAAATTTGGCTATGGACATGGGGAATGGGGCAAACCTCCTGTTGATGAA TATGGACGTCCCCTCTATGGAGATGTATTTGGCTTCGTACAACAAGATGAACCCAATTATGAG GAAGAACCGGTTGATAAGAGTAAGCACTGGGGTGacttggaggaggaggaggaagaagaggaagaggaagaggaggaggaagaagaagaggaggaacAGATGGCAGAAGAGGAACTTGAAGATGGCATACAGTCCGTCGACAGCCTTTCAAG CACTCCTACTGGTGTTGAAACCCCTGATGTTATTGATCTTCGGAAGCAGCAGAGGAAGGAACCTGATAGACCTCTCTaccaa GTccttgaagaaaaagaagagaaaatagcACCGGGAACCCTGCTTGCACCAGGCCACAC GTATGTCATTAACACTGGAACACAAGACAAATCTGGTGGTGCAAAGAGG GTTGATTTGCTAAAAGGTCAGAAGTCAGATAAGGTGGATGTCACATTGGCACCGGAGGAGTTGGATGCGATGGAGAATGTTTTGCAAGCCAA GTACGAGGAAGccagagaagaagaaaagctGCGCACTCAGAAGGAGGATTTCAGTGACATGGTTGCTGAG AATGCGAACAAAAGGAAACGAAAGATGCAGGAGAAGGAGAAACAGTCgaagaagaaggatttcaagttTTAA
- the LOC125219531 gene encoding dof zinc finger protein 4-like, producing the protein MGLSNQPLDWAQTLLPSETSKPPQNRRQQAQTSEALKCPRCASTNTKFCYYNNYNKSQPRHFCKSCKRHWTKGGTLRNVPVGGARKNKRPKPSKSASVKHTPAAAAAGEKNISSILYQALIGRSSSAPAMHETTSSRVSPFAGGNVAQVIPATEFQFTSLNMNGSSSYGFDQFAGNLDSVEESTITTVNAPVSGGWEMDLPSYWSWNDVDVLGSSGDLSVSWDEVIKP; encoded by the exons ATGGGATTGAGCAATCAACCACTAGACTGGGCGCAAACGCTCCTCCCTTCCGAGACGTCGAAGCCGCCCCAAAATCGCCGGCAACAGGCGCAGACGTCGGAGGCCTTAAAGTGCCCTCGATGCGCCTCAACCAACACCAAATTCTGCTACTACAACAACTACAACAAATCGCAGCCGCGCCACTTCTGCAAATCCTGCAAGCGTCACTGGACCAAAGGCGGCACCCTCCGCAACGTCCCCGTCGGCGGCGCCCGCAAAAACAAACGCCCCAAGCCTTCCAAATCCGCCTCCGTCAAGCACACAcctgccgccgccgctgctggAGAGAAAAACATCTCTAGCATTCTTTACCAAGCGTTGATCGGCCGCTCCTCCTCTGCTCCggcaatgcatgaaacgacgTCGTCGAGAG tgtccCCTTTCGCCGGAGGAAATGTGGCTCAGGTGATTCCGGCTACGGAATTTCAATTCACGAGTTTAAACATGAATGGTTCGAGTTCGTATGGATTTGATCAATTCGCCGGAAATCTTGACTCGGTGGAGGAGTCGACGATCACCACCGTGAATGCTCCGGTGAGCGGGGGTTGGGAGATGGATTTGCCTAGCTATTGGAGCTGGAACGACGTCGATGTGTTGGGATCATCAGGTGATCTGAGTGTGTCTTGGGATGAAGTGATCAAACCTTAa